In Anolis sagrei isolate rAnoSag1 chromosome 5, rAnoSag1.mat, whole genome shotgun sequence, the DNA window ctcaacctggaggtcaggacctctggggggtcaagagggggtttcagaggggtcaccaaagaccaccagaaaacacatatttctgatggtcttagtaacctatctggcagagaaggctgaagatctttccatctgtccttctcttcctttttggtgttggtaaactacaactcccagaattcaaaaacagatccccccaaccccaagagtactcaatgttggccatgtaggtagtttgccaagtttggtacagattcaCTATGGGCTGAGTTCAgaagatatttatttttatttatttaccacgttttatcccgcccttttcaacccgaaggcgactcagggcggctctttgattgtaggtgaactataaatcccagcaactacaattcccaaatatcaaggtccattttccccaaactccatcagggtccacatctgggcatattgagtattcgtgccaagtttggtccagatccatcattgtttgagtccaccgtgctctctggatgtaggtgaactacaactccaaaactcaaggtcaatgcccaccagacccttccagtattttctgttggtcatgggaattctgtgtgccaagtttggttcaattccattgttggtggagttcagaatgctctttgattgaggtgaactatatatcccagcaactacaactccaaaatgacaaaatcaatccctcccaccattattcaaatttgggtgtatggggtatttgtgccaaatttggtccagtgaatgaaaatacatcctgcatggcagatgtttacattatgattcataacacagatgttatgaatcgtaatgtaaataaaattagttatgaagtagcaacaaaaataattttatggttgggggtcaccacaacatgaggaactgtattaaggggttgcggcattaggaaggttgacaaacACTGTGAGAGTGTGATAACATTCAACAACTCTTTCACAGCTATTTAACCACCATAGCTTCATCCTTTggagttctgggatttgcagtatgcACAGAATTCTTTGCTAACCCCATTATCAGAGAAGTGGACTAGAAGTCTCTTGCGGAGAATTCTAGGTGTAGAATTTTATATAATTGtgtagcacacacacacacacgtagcTCCTTAGCTGTGCTGGGAAATAAAACTGGGGGTTTCTTCAAGCAAAGGACACGATCCCCTTAAATAATAGATTTTCCCCGCCATGATAATGGTATGCAGGTCTCGCCATGGAAGCCATCGTGACTCATGTGGGAAGGTGCAGGTGTTTGAAAGAAACTTCGACACCTTTCAGTCCTAAACAACTGAAATCCATTCAGGTTATTCCTCACGGGATGCAGTGCCAAAGGACAGAAATCATGTAAGTAAGGAGACCATGTACACATATTTAGCAACCAGCCATTGAAAAATATGTGAAGCAAAAGATTCATTTCTTCTCAATTTCATTGCAGTTTAACCCTGAAAAATAAATGGAAAGTCTGTGTCAATCCCAATGCTCCTTGGGTGCAAGAACTGCTTAAGAAGGTGATGAAGAGGTAAGGCTTGGACATACGCATTTGGAAAAAGGAGGGACTTTAACCTAGTAATTATCTGTTGTGCGTCCTTAACCTGGGATTCTGAAATAATCCAAAATAGTCCacatgggttttttttggtcgtgtcaggagtgagttgagaaactgcaagtcacttctggtgtgagagaattggccgtctgcaaggacattgcccgggggacgccaggatgatttgatgttttttttaatcatccttgtgggaggcttctctcatgtccccgtatgaggagctggagctgatagagggagctcatccgcctctctccggatttgaacctgcgacctgtcgatcttcagtcctgctggcacaggggtttaacccactgcaccacctggggctccgTCCACATGGGTGTCTGACATAcgattaattttgctttctaatggttagGTGTAAACAAAATCTGAggcaaatacacaacattattgaaataaataaagtaaataaaggtaAGAGCCGGTAttgaagcagaaacaactgtctGAAGTCAGTTAATTGGATAAGAAGTAAGCTGACCAGTAAATTGCCttggtatatattatataaaattacccTCAGGCTGAGGAGCCAgggtggcaaaatgggttaaaccaggggtccccaaactaaggcccaggggccggatacagccttccaagatcatttactcggccctcgctcagggttaacctaagtctgaaacgacttgaaagcacacaacaacaatcctatcttactGTGTTAGAGGTTGCTAGCCATTGGAGAGCCTCCACCTTGGCACAATGCCATGTGCTTCCTTTTGCTGTACTGGAAGCTCGTTACCAGAAGACCCCATACTCCAAGAGGCTATgtccctgtgactcgggtcacaTACAAACAACAGAGCACGTGTTTCTGCAGTGCCTGTTTTATAGAAAAATTCGATCTTGTCTCTTCTTGCCATGGATAAATACCCAGTACGCTCTGGACAATTCTATGTAGCTCTGCTGCTCTCAGACACAAACTCGGCTGCGACGTACAGTTTCGCTAAGTTCTTCACAGCTGCAATTAACATTGGGTAGACGATGATTGAGGGttaaaagacctaagcttcacctctggaatatagatgggaaatcagatatagactgatatttGTAGTGTTGGATATTCCCTCCTCCCCAGTGCCATCCCCACTACCCCTCTTTAGACTGCCTTCGGATGATCTCGTGGGTTgttaggttttaataactacttatattggtttttagcttagattttaaaatttgttgaagtttgaagtatataacTCCTTGGGTTTCATGTGGATGTATGGGACTGGatccccctgttatgatctggtcatcgacTGTAATAAAGCTTACTTActtatttggggtgccaattcagaaaactgcactagACAGACCACATCCATTCtcgtttctgatgcagaacatatgccatccagtggtcacagtctacttgcccacagaaaaccatatttaataatgtagagtttatgtggtctatccaatgcatttttctgaatcagcaccccaaataaggaacaggcctaaaaacaaagacactaaGAAAAAACATTCTGGGGTTGGACTGTGTTATTATCCATAGTAGTAACAGTGAACCcgcagactatattttagttcctgcagaccactggtggtccatggaccataggttcagaaccactgctctaagtagACTGTGTTTGTTCTTTGATTCCAATACTGTTTTATTGGAAAGGTGCAAGCCAACGTTGGGACTTCAGCTTCCATCAGTCATATCCCAATGACAGGGGATGATGTGAATTGTAGCCTCAAAACATCTGCAGGGACACAGTTTCCATATCTTATTTTGTAGTTCCTGAAATAAAGTATCCAACTACTTTGAGCAATCTCATGGATATATTTTGGGGGTGGGATGGGGAGGTGTGCCAATACTATGAGCAGTGGATGATTTCGGTATATTGAAGAAAGCATTGAGGAGATTGTCATCTTCAAGATGGAAAAAAATGATATTTGGCGGCTCTAGATAACTAGGAACTAAATAAACACATTGGAATGGCAGAAAAAAAAGAGTTTCAGGTAAAAGCTAGCAAGAACATTTTAGATAATAAGAACTGTTGGACAATGGAGTAGATTTCTTTCTTTTATGAACTTTCTTTTAAGGGAAGTTTTAAAAACAGAACGTttgaccatctgttaggaataCTTTCAAATATGGATTTTCTGCACTGGATTAGAAAAACTCCCGAGGTACTTTCCATCTCTACAGTTAGTTCTATGATGGTATGAATGAGTAACTCCATATCCATGCTATGATCCCATGTTTTCCAGCACTTCTGTTGCATCATTTTTGTGGCTATGCTATTTATTGCTCTGAAAGTCTTCAGAGAAATCCTGGCTCATGTCATGATGTTCAACAAGTTTCCCTTTTATGAATTATAGCAAATGACTCCAAATGAACTTTACTCAAGACTGCCAAATGTATGAGAAGTCCAAAGGCGAAATCATCATATCCTACTATCACCACTTCATCTTTGTATTTCTACTCAAAACTACAGTATAAAACTCCAAAGATTGGAAATGGACTGGAGCACTGAAAACGGACTGAAATAGTAATTCTGGAAGAAAAGATGGTTAAGCATGATGGTTTTGTCCCAATGACCAAATAAATGTGAATTTTAAAACAAGAAACCAACTGAAGATTTTTCTGAAAGAATGGAAAACGTTCATGGACTTTTTGATCAATAAGAAATCTATCAATGCAATCAATCTGTAGTTATGGATACTAGTAACTCTAGTAATGTTAATTTGGTTGGATGGTAGaaaatatatttctctttttggcttttttattAGTTTGGAGAGGGAGTCAGAGCTCCTTTTTTGTTTCAGTGTCTTGTATTAGCAATTTAAAAtttagtttcattttttttttagcttcatatgtacatgtatgtatcctttttttccttttccttgtttTTTGGAATATTGATTAGACTGTTTATGTATTAAaactaatatatattttaaaaccccAGCAGTTTAAAACACCAGCGTCCTTTGAAGATGAGTGAACGGAGGTATCAGCAAATgggtcatatttttttaaaaaagtcaagcACAAGGAATGTAAATTTGCTCTAAGAACGCATTCAATTTCTAGCCAAGTTTTCAAGTAATTGATTGATAAGCATGCAAAATATCTGATTAGTCTAAAATGAAAGGATTTTAAGTCAGTGAGCTTTTTCtgagtttgttgtttattcgttcagtcgtttccaactctttgtgacttcatggaccagcccacgccagagctccctgtcggtcgtcaccatccccagctctttcaaggtcaagccagtcacttcagggataccatccatccatcttgcccttggtcggcccctcttcctttttccttccattttccccggcaTAATTGTCTCCTCTAAGTTTTTTTTGGGTATGtgacaccattttttaaaatcgtgtcagaagtgacttgagaacatactgcaagtcacttctggtgtgtgagaactctccgtctacagagatgttgcccagaggtgttaccatcctgctggaagGCTTCTTTTATGTCtccgcaagctagagctgacagacaggagctcactctgtttcatggatttgaactggcaatcttcaggtcagcagtccagccactGTGCCCCCGTGGtccccacaggacagcattaaaGTATCAAACTGTGATATTCAAAAGTGGGTTTAtcttgagagaacacctctctaggaacttTTTGACATGACTATATGtttaacttctgctggaagttgctcACAGAATGTCATTGGAAAAAGGGAGATATTCGTAGAGAGAACGTTTGAATTAAATCTGTGAATAACCAAGTCCACAAAGGTCAAAACCACAAACTGTGAAGAATGGAGGTGCATGGGCTGAACACTGTATTCTCTGTTCACCAACATGAATTCTGTTTAATTTTTGAGAAGGATATGAGGTTGTTAAATATTAATTAAATAGCATCAACAGAGGAAAATGATTGCTTTCAATACTGCCAATTTGTCAGCTTCAAATCCTTGAACGTCAGGAGTAGATTGCCAGAAACAACCATTTAATCCAGTGTGCTTGTGTTCCATGATGCAGATTTTGCAATTCATTTGCAAACTTTTAAAATTCTTCTTGTAAGAAACATGGGCCCTTGAAATAGATTTACCATTCCTTCATGGATTTCAAACATTTTTCTgtcccagttttcttttaaactgAACTTCCTTAGGataatttaaaacagtggttcccaaccattttttgaccagggaccactctccaacattagtaccaaaagggttataaatcagtttttggtcaactttagatttggtttggttatttggggtgctgattggatagaccacatcagctagagtttctgatatagaaaatatgccatccagtacttGCCATCTGCTCTCTCACAGAAAACTGCATTTAATAATGTAGAGccgtggaccttattttaggttttgtggcccaccagtgggctatgggccacaggttgggaatcactgctctaagcaTACAGTTCCTGCTCATATCTGAAAGTCTCTAAGTAtaatgttctaaaatggagtctgagtcctgaacaagcccagttctgataaCATGGTCTGTGGCCATCTgctcgcctacagaaaaccatatttaatagtccagatctgatgtggtctttccaatgcaattttctcaatcagcaccccaaataacccaggaacaggcctaaaaacgaagacaccaaggctCCCCCGCTTCCAagcaccacatggaatggctccgctcaaggagagggaggaggaggagcagaagtcAGGAGGCTTGCTGTCATGTCTTtcctgggtagtcagcctctcccctcctgacatcctcattgcctcagcactataagagggtttcgtgagaatgccgtgtagtaacggtgaggctgtggaccatattttagttcttggggaccactggtggtccatggactacaggttgggaaccactgatttatagtgATTTTTTGGCACagcaatcatagaattatagaatcaaagagttggaagagacctcctgggccatccagtccaaccccctgccaagaagcaggaatattgcattcaaatcacccctgacagatggccatccagtctctgtttaaaagcttccaaagaaggagcctccaccacactccaggacagagagttccactgctgaacagctctcacagtcaggaagttcttcctcatgttcagatggaatctcctttcttgtagtttgaagccattgtcccgcgtcctagtctccagggaggcagaaaacaagcttggtccctcctccctgtggcttcctcacatatttatacatggctatcatatctcctctcagccttctcttcttcaggctaaacatgcccagatccttgagccactcctcatagggcttgttctcccttgatcatattagtcgccctcctctggacacattccagcttgtcaatgtctctcttgaattgtggtgcccagaattggacacaatattccagatgtggtctaaccaaagcggaatagaggggtagcatgacttccctagatctagacactaggctcctattgatgcaggccaaaatcccattggcttttttttttttttttttttgctgccacatcacattgttggctcatgtttaacttgtccagaggactccaagatctttttcacacgtactgctcttgagccaggcattgtctcccattctgtatctttgcatttcgttttttctgcctaagtggtgtATCTTGCATTTTGTCAcaattttttcttccttcttcctgtgCTATTAAATTGACATACAGATATTGTGAAAGCTGTATGTTCCTATTAAAGTATCAtttaaaagtttaagaagctcaaGTTATTTACCATTATTTCATAAGTGTTCATAGACTGAAATAACTATTTGCTTTCAACACAGAAAGGGGAAACGTGTCCACTTTTGCATCAAAAGCTGTTCCTTActtttgtagttcaccaacacagCAATCTTTGCATTGTGCTTGTCTGGATTTAAAGTAAGGCCACAATTATTCAAAGAATAATTGGTGTGTTTTTCcagacagatttttaaaaaaacaaatgagtGTTGAGGTACAAATGAATTTTGAAGCAGAAGACTTTCTTGACTCCAACCTGCACCAATTACTTACACAGCCTTTAAGAAACAACAACTCCAAACCAATGAAGGGACTTAAGCTGTTTACAATATCTCCcaatcttgtttttatttcatttctccCCCTCCCCGCCCCACAACATTACAAAAGATtgtgtgtttttgtattatttaataAACCGGCTCCTCTGCAGTTCATATACAATCACAGGCGAattttttttaaactccattttatACAAACATCTCAAAAAATAGTTGGGAGTGAAGTATGGTAGGAAATATTGCTCAGGTTGCTAGTTAACATGCAcataggaaagaaagagagagagagagaaggaaaacgaTTAGTGCATTACCTCCAGAGCAGGAAAGATCGTTTTTTGTAATGCCTCCAAAGTGAAGAAACAGTAGATGACTTGGGGAACACAACCCAGCAGTACATCCTCCTATCCAAGCCCAAATGACATGAATTAGGAGTTGGCAagtcccattcatttcaatggggcTGGATGGGGAGAACCTCCCAGCGGGTTGTGTGTCCTCACAAAAACGAACTGAAAAGGTGAATGTCCACAAAATAAAGTTTTTCATGCTATTCTACTTTCCAGTACTATATTGCTTTgccaatttatatatatacacggCCATGTCAgctacagagcttggaaaaagttACAATACAGACTAAAACCCTCAAAATCTCCCAGTTAGCATGACTAatggggaattgtgggagctaaagacTCCAACGGGTGcatatctacactgtataattattgcagtttgacatcacttcagcttccatggctcagtgctattggaataatgagagttgtaattttacttTGGCTTTtctgctaaagcagtggttctcaacctggggtccccagatgtttttggccttcaactcccagaaatcctagcagctgttaaactggctgggatttgtgggagttgtaggccagaaacatctggggaccccaggttgagaaccactgtgctaaagagagctggtgcctcatcaaaactacaactttcatgatttcaaagcagtggttcccaacctttggtcctccagttgttttggactgcagcttccagaaatcccaatttaccagttgttaggaattgtgggagctgaagtccaaaacacttggaggatcaaagattggaaaccattgctctgtgctataaaatcatgaaagttgtagtttggatgaggcaccagtactcttggCAGAAGCCTAGAGACATAGCAATTAATGTGGTGTCGATctacattagttctacagtgtagatgcaccccagacaACTTTTCCCTGGCACTGATAACACTTTTTGAGGTATATAAGGAGAGATACCTGTGTCCATATTACAGCTGCAGAAGGGGAACGTTATCTTCCAATGGAGAAAACTTATCATGCTTCTTAAACTGTTTTGCGCTTTGGACAGAAACACGGAGTTGCTCTTGAAATGGAAACTCAGCAAGTCTATGTTTTGATCTCATATTCTTTCTCCCGCCCcagtatttttaattaaaatattcttGATCATTTCTtttttgatgccaaaggaagcTGATGGTAATGGAATAAGGGATGGGGAAAGACAGAATGACATGGCGGTAAGATGGGGAAAAAACATTTTGAGAGATATGAAGCTGAATCTGGAGGTGCCATTTTCAACAGCAGTCGCTTGTTTACTTCAATCTTGAATTTTCAACACATTATGCAAAGAGTTTCACAAATTTTAGCCTTCCCTGTGGCAACTGGCTCCCCTCTGGCCCATCCCTACCATTGCAACAAAAGGGGGGAGTATTTCCTATTTTATTTAGCCTGATTCAAAATTTCCTTTGTCATTTTATACATCGCTAGCAAATGGGCAGGGAGATAATTCTATACAACAGGATTTAAAACTAATTTTACTGTTTTACTCCTTTAATTTTTAAAGTGTATGAATGAGACAAATATaggctctttaaaaaaaatcattcccaTAATGAAAACAATCCccatttattaaaaatattacattttttgaGACTAGAAACAGTAAAGTGCatgaaaagtttaaaatataAGCTTGAGGAATCGTATATAGCAGCAAAGAAGCAGAATAcagaaaaactttttaaaataacatactTTCTTGTCACTTTGCCTTTGTTGTTCTTTGAAACG includes these proteins:
- the CXCL13 gene encoding C-X-C motif chemokine 13, with the translated sequence MKGLVVILTLALVATNITTVHGLAMEAIVTHVGRCRCLKETSTPFSPKQLKSIQVIPHGMQCQRTEIILTLKNKWKVCVNPNAPWVQELLKKVMKSK